The Molothrus ater isolate BHLD 08-10-18 breed brown headed cowbird chromosome 2, BPBGC_Mater_1.1, whole genome shotgun sequence DNA segment ATATGCATTATAAGGCCACTTTCACAACAGGCGCTGTGAAATTCTGCATAACAAGAGGAATTAAAAATTAGGGATTTTAGGGTAACAAAAGTAATTGTGAAACTCTCATGTTACTGAGATTATATTAAGAATACAATGCTGTGGAGGTTACTATTTGCTTTAAAGATCTCTATTCCCATGGTAAAGTCCTTGAAACTGGTCCAGGGACTGCTCCACCCAGAAAACTTCCACTTCATCGGAGAAAGGTTCTGTAGGAACTAAATCAACTCAGAATTACATTCTTCCTGAGGTGAAGCACCTGGAACAAAGCTCACTGATTATTTAACCCTTCAGAAGATAGCTTAGGTGGTTGCTGATCTGCTGGTCCCTGTTGAATCTCTGTTGGGGCTGGCCTCCACTGGCAGCAAGAAGCTGAAGAATCCAGCATAAATCCAAGCACATAATGAGCTATCATGTAGATACACATGGAGATAAAGATAGGCCATAGCTAGTATAAGAACCAAGATTTAGGTAGTTTTCCTTTATGGTCTGTAGGATCTCATTggatcctgctcccagctgggtaGAGAGGACAGTTCCACAGACAGCTCTTTCTTGATAGGCCATCCCCAGGCTGTAAAGAATGGAGCCAAATTCTTATTCACCTGCTGAGAAAACTTCTGTGCCCACAAGTTCATCTTAGAAGTGTTGTCTTTTGGGATCGTGGACATTTTCTGGTAGTCAGAGAAGAGGTGGGTGAAGGGGTCCCAACCAAACCCTTCTTGCAGCTGATGAAAAACAATACAGTGTACAAACAGTTAAGTTATCATTTCACTGGCATTATTCCTGTGTTACATGCAGTAGAAAATTCCACGGGTTTCTGCAGTGTCTCTCAAAATGAATGCAAATTTAGATGAAAGCATCTAGTCTTTTCAGGCTTCAGAGCATAACTAACAGCACTAAAGTACAGAAAAATACCTCCCCATTACACTGATCTCCCAAAACAGACAGAGTTCAAAGATACACAAGGAGTAGCCAAAAGTGTCAGTAACTTATTACAtaagctgctgctttgtgaaAACAGTATCAGAGGGGACACTGACAGAATAGCTGGATAGAAGGGGCACAGGAGAACAAGGAGTATTGAGAAAAGGGGCGGGAGAGATTATGAACAGGGCATGCTTTGCCTAAGAATAAGAACAAAAGGAGTTCATACAGaaaacctgctgctgcagaattaGAACTGTTCTTCCATGCCACATTTATTCCAGCAGTCCTGTTAGTAATCAGGCAGGAGATGAGACATCCCAGCCTACAAGCGTGGGTGAGGCAGTGAGGCAGTGGCCAGACTGGTAAGGTACAGtgggaaaatttcttcccttAAAACTGTTCCCCtctgtataaatattttgttattggTTGCACCAAAAATCCCCGGAGGATGACTCTTCAGCTTGACCTTGCAGATGCTTATTTGGGATGTGGAGAAGTCAGGATCAATACTCCTCCAGTAAATATACTTTTCCTCATATGAAGTGTGAGAGCTCTCAGACAAGGGAGCTGAGGAACACTCATCTCACAACAGTCAGTAGCTTAAGCATCATAATGGATATCTGCTTTGTAGTTCCCAGTTAAAATCAGGCTGAGTGCTCTCTCCATTAGGCTAATAGTTTCTAGGAGGATTAAGGGAAAGGGGGAATCTCTCTTGCATGCTTCCCAAGAGAATGCACTTTAATCTAGGATAGGGTTTGTGTTTTAGAGTCTCGACCACAGTGAGGGATCCAGTTCTGTGTGCAGGAGGATAGGCTGAGCCCATCCTCTTGCCACTTGCTGGACTACACTGGCTCCACTCAGTGCACTGGATGATATGAACACCCTCCTCTCTGtaagttttttaaaatgccatgtAACTCACCAGGAGACTATTCAAAGCCTGGCTCTTCTAGACACTTTACAGTGCCAAGGTTTTTTGACAACTAGCCCACCGTCCCACAGGAAATCTGCTGTGGACTAAAGAGCTGGGCCCAAGTTTGATCCTCCTTCTCCCATGTTGCATAACAAGAAGCAGTTCCTGTTTCTCTTCCAGGGAGAAAGATTAGTACATTGCACTGAGCTATCTCCCTGAGTGGCTAAGCCCAAATCTGACAAAGGAAGGTTTTCAGGAGACCTCAGCTTTAGGCACTCTGCCTCTTTACCTCTCAGGTGCGTTCTGGGCCCAAGAGAAACCCTCTGACAGTAATCAAACACATCAAGGCTTCACAGCTACAGTGCTGCTACAGTCAGCAGGCTGCAGACATCCCTCTGACAGAGGCTTCAGTGACTGCACTAagagcacacacacattttccCTGTTACCTGCAGGTATGTCTCCAGAGCAGTCCACATGTTCCAGTCCTTTAGCTGAGCACCTTTCTTCAGATAGTTTTTTATCCTTTCCTTGCGGCACTGTGGCCTGAGTGCCTGATGGGCCTTATGCCTGGGAATGCCCAGCACCTCCTCATGAACATAGACAGACCAGAGGTTGCATGTGGCCTCTGTGGTGTGAGGGGGGAACTCCCATGCCTGCTGCTGTTGATTGTGTCCCAGCTCATGGATGGGACCCCAAAGACCAGTAGTTTGCATGTGCTCCACGTCTAACATCTCCTTCACTGAATCCAGGTGGCCCATGATGGGGTAGCCAGCATGCATCCAGCCTGCAGGAGAGACAGGAGCAACATGTCATTACATGCTCACCTCAGTGCTTCTCAGatgtaaataattattgtaatttttttttcatttctctagTATCTTTCCTCCATCTcaaaaataacactttttttATTACCATGAATGACCAACTTTTCCCAGTGTGATGTAAGGAAATATATCATGTTTCACCCTAACAGATAGTGACCCTTAAACAGTCTAACAAGTAAAGGCAGGACTGAACCAACAGTTAAGTGCAGTTTtgcctgcttttcctttttatatataaatgtacaCTCATGGTTGGACTGAGGTTGAGGTTTTAGGATGAGGGGAAAAGCATGACCATTGTCCAGAACATACATGAACTCCCACAGGCTGAGCACAGTCGACACCAATGCAACCATGCAATGATGTGACTGAGCACCATGGCACTCCTTGGGTGCTCCTATGTGGAGAGTGGATACTGCAGGCCTGCACTCCAGTGATCACTGGTGTGGATGCGACACATGGAAAACACGGTCCGTCATGCTTAAGGACTACACATCCTGTCATACTTAAGCCTGTTCTTAACCCTGCAGGATAGCTATTCCATAAACAACCTCCCAGCAGGTTCCTAGGCAAGAAACATGCACTGCAAGGGATTTTACTTCTGCCTCTTTGGTGTCTTCTTCCCTAATTGGTCCTCCTGGAAGATTCCCAAAACTTCATGCAAGAGCAATGCCCCCAAATTCAAATACCTGTTGTAGCAAGGTATAAGCAGCCCTTTACACAGAGGGAGCCTGATGAATGAACAGGAATGGCAATCCCCTTCCTGCAGGAACTAGTGAACATAGAACGTGAATGGCCTGGAACTAGTTTCTGCAGGAACCAGTGAAGATCTTGAGCTTCCTCTTTTTTAATAAGAGGGATATATGCAATTAGCAATCACTAGCACCCAAAAAGTTCAGATCCAGAAATGCGAGTGAAACCATTTAGTCCACCCAAGCCAAAAGAAATTTTATGTCTGTAGACTATGATATTTTTAACTGGCATTTGCTCGGCATAGCAAAACCTAACACTCCCAAGATGTGCCACAAATTCTTTCCATTGTAGCTTAGCAAAAGTTTAGGGCATCAGGGTTCATGCCAAGCCATTGTCTCATTGTGGATGATAAATTTAACCATGatgaatttggttttttaaaaaaaaaaaaactgagcaGAATTTTTATTGCAAAGTTCCATATTTATTATGTAATTTGATTCTTGAGCAAAGGCACTCAGTTCATAACTGGAAAAGCTGGATTGGGGTAACATCAGCTGCAAAAATACACACTCCTGGGCTTTGACAGCAATACTGGATCTGCTTCCAGATGTGTGCCATCATCTCAGGCACACATCTTTTCAGAGTAAGCTTTGCCCACAATAACCTTCGTGGAGCCCACCTCCAGCAAGTAGGCACACAGAGGTTTAAAATTGTCACTGAACACATGAGAACactcctgtggctgtgccagagagaaaatagaaatcAGGTCACTTCTTCCCAGCTGTACTGGCTCTGCAGTGCATTCAGGAGGGAGAATGGATAACTGCATGTGAGCTAAAGCCACTGcagtcagcagctctgctttgtaACACACCCCAACAGGAGAACAGCTGAGGAGACACCACCAGTTTTGAGAGCAGGGAGGCATCTGCAACGGTCAGTATGTTTTTCAAGCCCTGCCTTCCCACATTTCCAACCTGACGGAGCAGCTCATAATTATGCAAGGGCCACAGTCATTTAACACCTCACATATGTTCCCAGTCTGGTTTTAGCAAAATAACCTTGAAGGAACAGACACTGCTGCTAGAGGCTAACTTGCCTCTTAGCCCTGGAGAAGGCCATATGGCATTGTACCCACCACATGAGATCTGGACATCTGTTACAATCCTCTCTGGCCTTGGGAACTTTGCTGGCACGGCTGCCAATGTGCTTATGGCCACCATGATCTTGTCCCACAGGGTCAGCAGCAGCCGTGGGCTCTCCATGTGGCGGATGCTGTCAGAAGGCACCGTCAGGATGAGATTCTcaacagccagctctgcccagggagcagggtAGTGCCGGATACAGGCCTCCCACTGCCTTTCACAGGTCTCCCCTAcagaaacaacacagaaaatcagTTGAGCACAATTCTGACTTTTGAGCATGCTCACAGAGGTCAAGCTCAGAGAAAGAGAGCAGGTCGTGAAAATTTCTTGGAAAACAGTATGTGGTAGTTGCATGACTGTGGGTGGTGGCTGTTACATAGCCAGTCCTCAATCTGTTCTTGGGAAGCCTCCTCAGGCTCTTTAATAGGTAGGGAACAGAAAAGGACTGGCATGTAACAGAGTAGCATAGCAAGAACAGATCCCTGTTTTGTATCAGAAAACAAGAGGCATCAAGTTTCTCCAGTGTCTCATTTCTTTTTGTCCAGCAGAGTTGCTGTTTCACATAACAATGCTGGCTCTGTTCAGTTTGAcgaagagaagagaagagaaaagagaagagaagagaagagaagagaagagaagagaagagaagagaagagaagagaagagaagagaagagaagagaagagaagagaagagaagagaagagaagagaagagaagagtgCTGGAAACATGGGGAATTCAGCAGAGATGTTTTGCAGGATCTAGAGATGGCCATATGAGGGCACAGTAAAGCAGGCAGAGCACAAAGCATGCTTTGCCGTGCTTCCTCTCCCTAGCACAACAGTTTCCATCAGAAATAACAACTCCAGCTCCAAGAAATGTGGGTGTGGACAAACCCTGCCCATTTTGTGAAAGCTCTTTCACCTACACCCAGCCACGCAGCAGGCTCAGAGTGACTAACCCAGAAGCAGAGATTCATAAATTGTAGAATAGTTTGGatggaagggatcttaaaggtCATCTGTTTCAACCCTCTTGCTATGACCAGGggggacatcttcaactagatcaggttgctcagagccttgCCCAAtttgaccttgaatgtttcAAGGAAAGCATGCATCATCACTTCTTTGAGCAAGTCGTTCAGTATTCCACCATCCTCAtggtaaaaaatttcttccttatacaTAATCTGAATCGatcctcttttagtttaaaaccattgccccttgtcctacTGCAACAGGTCCTGCTAAAGGGTCTGTCCCCATCTCTCTTGGACTTGCCCTTGGTGAAGAGGTGCTGGCTGTTCCAAATCAGCTCCCTGTCCTCCACGTGCCTTAGCATAGCATCTAGGAGGGTTTGTTCCATGATCTTtccaggcacagagctgaggctgaCAGGTTGGTGATTCTTGGGGACCTCCCTTCCACCCTTCTTAAAAATTAGTAGAAAAATGGGAATCCCAGAGGACAGCAtagtaaggaaaataaatctgagtTTTCCTAAATCCAAGCATTTCTAAGACCTTTCTAAACAAAGgaccatttttcctttcagtcacTGGGACAACGACATCTGTGAGCAGCCCTCAGGCAAAAAGCCCCAAGGTAAACAAACCTACCAAGCTTGAAGAAAGGAGCTCTGACTGCCCCTTCCACCGTGATGGGCACGTTCCCCAGTGAACTCTTTGCTGGTACTACGATGTAAATGAGGCCACCCCAGAGGCAGGAAACGGATTGTTTCTGGCAGGCAACATCACAGGTGCGGATTACCACTGGTGCCCgtttcagctccttggctccagaGAGGTCATCCGTGTGACACCCAACCTGCACCTGGCAAGCAGAAGTGGAGGAACAGCTGGTCAAAGGTGTGCCAGTGTGAGCTGGCACACTGACCTCAGCACCCACCGagcactgtccctgcagagcacgCACACAGAAGCAGCCTTCTGACTCCAGCCTAGTCCCTATCTCAGTCTTACAGCTCTTCTCCCAGTATTTCTGGCTCAAGTGCATCTTTCACCAGCAGGTCAGAGTCCTGCAGTGACTTCTTCCACTGCACTGCACTTGCATTGATCATTCCTCCACCCTTCCCCAGCATCAGAGTCACTTCCTATAACATCATTTGGAGAGATGTGGTCGTGACTGGCTTGTTTTATTGTGCCTCTTCCTTAGAGCTCTTATAATAAAACAGACAGCATGTGGCTGCAGGATCAGACAGAAGCACTTGAGTTaacttttcatttcagctgcttcaGGGAGGTGACTGCAAAAAATATCCAAGCAGGTAAGCATTTGCTTCTCTTCTATTTTGCAGAGAACAGGATTCCAAGTAACAGTGTCTGTCTCATCTGGATACATCTACATGAGCAACAGTGACACCACTGTCAAAGGAATTTATGAGAGATCTGGAGAGATGGAATCAAGTTTGGTTCATAGAAGGGCCTAAGTACTTATCCTGGACCTGAAAATCATCTTGATCAGGTTTTTTTTGCACCATAACAGAACAAAAACCAACAGCCCtcaagcagcagccacactCAATTATCCCGCCAGCACAGAGTGGGaggaaggcaaaagaaaagagaaaggacacAAGATGAAGAAATAATGACAAAGCATTTGAAGTGCCACAGGGTGGCAGCAGTAGGAAAGGGCGGGAAAGGTTAGAAAAAGCCATTAAGGAGAAAACCCGTCCCCGTGCTATTTTTGAGTTCTAACCCGACAAATACACCGGCGTAAACCAACGCCAAGCAGATAGAGTTTACCTTCAGGCCAGCACCGACCACCAGGCAAGGGCACGTTATCACTGCTGTGTGCCCTTCGGGAAGATAGAGTCCTGTGCTCCTCCAGGCTGTCTTTCCTAAAATGTAACAGAACACAGTCCTGAACAGTTAAGCACTTCTTCATCCCGACCATTACAGATCCTGGAGATTTCAAGTTGCAACAGGAGAATAATCTTccatcctttccttttcccttgctCTACACTCACAGAACTATCTCGCATTTACCCAACTTGTCAGAAATACAGTTTCaaagaaatgaacaaaatcATCACGCAATTAGCAAGCAAGCCCATCCAGATTTACACTTCTGGAAATGCCAAGTTTAAATGTGCTTAGTAGTATCTTCtaaaaatgagaaggaaaaaaaaaagagaaagtaagTCAAAATCCCAACACTTCCTACACTCAGACCCTCTTCTCCTCAAGACCTCATAAGAGGTGCCAGCTATGGTGGGATTACACAACTGAAGTTGTAATGATCATAAAACATTTCCCAAATAACAGACTGACAGTGGCATCACGTTTTTCCTTAGTGACTGGTCCAGCACAAACTGGAGTCACAGGAATTATCATTTCTTGCTGACTGAAGTGATGAGAAAACCTCAAGAGACCATTCTGTGCTAGGTGTACCTGCAAGAAGGGTACCACTACAATTCAGCATGTTTCTAGACAGTCTTCCCATGGAAATGCAAGTctccttagaaaaaaaatctctttaaacaCTTGCAATTTACAGAATTTACAGTGCAAAACTGATCCATCTCTACTGTACTTATCAGGCAGATCCCACTCCCTAGTTCTGACATAAAGTTTAATTAGGCATATTTCAATCCAAACACCCAAAGTCCTGAAAAGAGCTGAACTGTCATTAAGCACCCAACTTACAACCTTTCCTGTCATCCATGAAAGCAGAACCAGTTTTGTCAAGCAAAACCTAATccaatgaaaaatgcaaattagaCTATATCACAGTGTGTTACCAGTTCATCTCAGTTTGGCTGAATTTGTACCAAAGGCAGTTTTGAAATGGTGCTCAGGGTTTGctagcttttctttctttttcatttatgtgAAATGACACAAATTCTgagtattttctgcttttgtccTGACTCATTATTAAAACCAGTGAGAAGTTATTCTACAACTTTTCTCTCTGCACAGCCACTGCACTCAGATATTGCCATTCCAGAACAGCCTCCTTTATCTCATTGTAACAATTTGGAAACAACTCCTCTAAATCatattctaattaaaaaaactcTGTCCAGGGGAATTAAATTCCTAGTGGTATTTAACCCAGAGTTTAAACATATCAGTTGTAAGCAGGAATCTCAGCAAACTGGTACAGATACAAGACCTAAGCTTAGACAAATAATTTATGGTGTATTTACTGAATACTTTGGCTTCAGTGGTTGTGTCACCCCAAGAAGTTCCCACCATACTTCCAGCCTCTTTCACCCCCAAAACCAGATCTTCCCTCCATTGTGCTGATACACCAAGCTGTGGGACTGTGCTATAACTCAGGCTGAAATTACCTAGATAACAAATAAACTTTTTGTTTCTAACTCCCACCTCTTCATAGGATGGCTCCATAGACGGCTATATCAGCACAACTATGGGAACAGCAACTTGCACTGTGGAGTCCAGGGTTTCTCAGAGAAGCTTTCTTGCCAAAACCATTGTGCCATGCAagtgccctgcagtgccacttGTTGGGAGTTCTTTTCCAGCCAGTGCCTGTGCACCAATGGGGAGGAAGCAGGACTTCCATGGAGTGTTTCAGTTGCTAGAATCAGGGCTGGCCACAAAAGGAGCCTGTCTGCCACTGCACTGAGCTCAGTCTCCTCTGAAGGCCAAGGTGAAATTGCACATCTGTGCCCATGCTCAGGCAtacacagacacaggcacacTGAGGGCAGGCACCCCAGTGATCCCAGCAACAGGACGCCTTGAGAGGAAGAGAGATAATTCCTCACCTGGGTTTGTGCCATCGATTTCCACAGTGACGGGGAAGGCACAGACCCCGGCAGCAGATTTCTGCACCAGGGCAGCGCTGTCTGTCATGGTGAGGGACAGCTCAGTCGCCATGCACAGAAGCACTGCCTCTTTGGAGTTGCTCTTGACCGGGCACTGCCTGCTGACCTGCGGGATCCCAGTCCTCTTGAGCACTTTGGTCAGGATGCGGTGCAGCGAGGCGTATGCCGGGCAGTCgtgggctgggatgtgcaggaagGCAGCGCAGTCCTGTGCCAGGGGGTGCAGCCAGCCCTTCAGGGGCTCTGTGAGCTCCTGATGTCCCTGCAGCTGCGTGCTGAAGAGCAGGAGTGCCCTGCGGAAGTGGTAGTGCTCCCCCGGCCCCAGGGCTGGGTACTTGGCTGCCTGGCCACTCTGCCCCAGGATGCTCAGCCCAAAGCGGTTCAGGATCCTGTTGCCAGGATATTTTGCCACAGCAGCTTTGCCAGAGTTCTGGGAAGCCCAGTACCAGGCCTGGCCCCCCACCAGCAGGCCACCTCCCTCCGCCACGAAAGCGTGGATCCTCTCGGCTTCTTTGTCACCGTAAGAAGTGCAGCAGTACACGCTGATGTCACCTGCCAGCTGTGACACCTGCGACTTCACCTCTGCCTGAGACAGCAGGCTACACAGCTTCTTCAGGCTCGGATCTACCCCCACCAGCCCCTTCCTGCCGGCATCCAGCCAGGAGACAGCATTGAGCAGGAATCTGGCCAGCTTTGGGGAGAACAGTTGGCCCTCATGGGTGGCCACCACCACGCGGCCGCGGCCGTAGCGTGCGGCAGCCAAGAGGCAGCGCTGGGAGCTGTCCAGGCACAGCGGGAAGGACAGGGCTCCATGCACCAGCAAGGTGGAGGGGATGCCCCCCGTCACCAAATCCAGCTCTGGCACACCGTGCAGGAGAAACTCGGCATCACGGCTCAGGTTGGCCTGGTGCCTGCAGAACCAAGAGAGGTCCAGGTTAGCCCCCAGCCCAGAACCCTTGGCACAAAATGACTGGAGCCATAGCTGAAACTTAAGGAGTTCTCTTCTTCATTTCACAGTGTCCTAGGTagactatatgatgcttttatccccagttgtcttgttctgtttatgccGAATAATAAGCTTTGCACCTTTAGGACTTgttgcagagagtgaagggggagagaagaagcagcagtttgttttcagacactgcactcactcctccacctTCCTGcccctggactgtgttgtctgcagatggacagacagtgggacagagTTCTCCTTTGCTTTAGTTAGTTTTggctagctgaggcaaagaagttccctggactgtggggtttttttcccattttctttggtcctgttcaaacctgctctggcctgaacaccagcagggcaccggcagctcacacctggggcccaccgggccgggcctgggcTGCGGCATTTCCAGCGCCTGAGGGACTGagaagagactgagtgagctgagctgcaaccCGGGGAGGGGccttttctgagtttgtcaaatcttttggagcagcaaggggttttattgtttaacattgtttaggttttattgtttaataaacaggttttttccacttttctccaaggcaGTATTTCCTCCCAAACCAGTTGTGGGGAGGGACCAATTGAATCTGTTTTCCTAGAGGGGCCTCTTTGGGGGTTCTCTccaaaatttgccctgaaccaggacacacagaatattctgagttggaagcatcactgagtccaactcttaagtgaGTGGTCCATACAGGGATCAAACCCCCCTCCTTGACACTATTTGTAGCACCATGTTCTAACCAACTGAGCTATTCCTGGTGGCCATCCTtgcctcttctttctccttcatcCCAGGACATCATGCTGTCAGTTCTTccgtttaaaaaaaaaattaaaaaatccatcAATGCCTcgtttttctccttttaaagcCTCAGTTGTTACAGTCAAGAAAATCTGTAGGAATCTCAGCCCTCATTTAAAAATTGGAATAAATAGGTTAAAAGGAAGCTTCTAGACCTCTGTCTTTGAAGAGCCACTTGAAAATCTAAATACATTgcaggaattaaaaaatcccttcagactcttcatgtttttttaaactgcagatTTCAACTGCACATAATGTGGGAATCAGCATATCTCCTCTAAGAGAAACTTCCTCTATTTGCCCCACCCTAGGCTTAATGAACTAGGCAAGCCCAAaagatttctgtgcttttcccaagctctgccactgctgagAACTGAAGAAAGGAGTGCTAGGACAGATGGGCTACACAGACAGGCAGACACACAGCTAGACAAATCATGAATGACTGGAAATTGAATTAGAGCCTTAACACATATTCCTCACATTACCTCACATTGTCAGTGTCCACAATAAAAAGAGATTAGGCTGTGCAAGGCTCTCTTATCTCTGCTATTTTCATATAACTCCTATGTGTCACTGTGGAGAAAGACATGCTGAATTACTCTCATTTGCTTTGTGCACACTTTCCCCTGGTTCTGCCAAACAGTTTTCCCCCAACACCTGTGAAGGATCTGTTGTTACATGGCCATTGTTGCCAACTCAGTGAGAATAAATGATGCTGCCCTTCCTCATGCCCATAGGACAGGAATTAAATCTGCAGCTCTTCTTTGGTTATTACTTTACTGAGACCCTTTGTCACACAGAGCATGTGTCCAGGCATATGGCACAGCTCCTGTCTCAGACTGAAGCCTGATTCTCCGCACACAAATCTGGCAAGACCCAGATGTACAGATGTTACACAGAAATTGGAGATCTAAATTTCTCCCTGGCACTGGAttcaaacaaaacccccacaaaaacaaCCTAAACAAGGTGTAATTCACCTTTAGTTATCGTTTGAAGTCTTGTTAATTGTGatgtaatttttctcttctgaattcCCCACCCCTTTCCCACTTCCATGCCCTGTGCATGAAGCAGTGGGAACATGCTTGTGCAGTGCAGGTGGTAACAAGAAGCAACCAGCAAATTTTAATTAAGCAGCCTGATTTGTTAGCTGTGCCCTAAACATTTCACTGAATTAAACAGCAGAGCTTTCTACCACctttaccagaaaaaaacagaaagtaTCAGATCCCATTAattgtttgaaaatattagaaatttaGCATTCTACATCCACAAGGAAAAGGCTGTGAAGGAAAGACTCGCTGGGAGTTTTATTGTAATTGCTGTGGCTGTCACTACAGTGAAATGAAGCTGCCACGCAGAGGAAGCGCAGCAGCACTAATGCTCCTTGGAGAACCTGCTGTGCCTTATGTAACTTAGCAGAAAGTGGCAGGAGAAAGAGCCTGGCATAGCCACTGGCAAGGGGAGGAAGAGAGCAGGGCAACATCCAGGTCTCCAATGCCTGGTCAATTGTGCAATATGAGCCCTGAGTTTTACACCGGATAATCCAGAACCCAAAGAGCCAGGCTGGAATCCCAAACAAACTGAGATTTCTTGCCCAGAGCCTGTTTCAGAAGCTGAGAAGGGAGGCGGCACCCAGCCTCAGCTCTGGCCAGCTCCAGGAGCTTACCTGCAGAGGTAAATTCCTGCAAGGAACAGGCTAAACAGGTTTGGCAGATGTCAGCCAGAGCCTGGCCTAGagagctgtcctgctgcttcATCTCCAGCATGGTTTACAGCTGTGGGAAAGTTGCCCTGAATGTAGGGATGtgtggggaaagggagaggagttcttcctcctgcccctgtttTGCTGCATTTCACTCAGGTACACTTGATCAAGCAGGCTGTTCTAAAAGATGCCTCctctcatttccttctctgagcATGGATTCCCTGGGCCTGGTTCTGCTGCCCTGGAAGCAGTTGAAGACAGCATTCTTTCCAGTTGC contains these protein-coding regions:
- the TCAF2 gene encoding TRPM8 channel-associated factor 2 isoform X1; translation: MKPCATYEQLVDGVGPWDFTGGFVPCELLLVGEDAYPVLLSTKKQVLIAVSQYGKGRMVVVSHEGILKSPKFSQFLRNATRWLKPCPEALVGVHPRLDSLSQVLLEAGTRVQVEAEPSPSMGVFCMDAYDSSQARGIVDFVKGGGGLLVGGQAWYWASQHGKEKVLFEFPGNQVTSVAGVYFTGNAVEKGVFKVAKKIPKIPLVVPHQANLSRDAEFLLHGVPELDLVTGGIPSTLLVHGALSFPLCLDSSQRCLLAAARYGRGRVVVATHEGQLFSPKLARFLLNAVSWLDAGRKGLVGVDPSLKKLCSLLSQAEVKSQVSQLAGDISVYCCTSYGDKEAERIHAFVAEGGGLLVGGQAWYWASQNSGKAAVAKYPGNRILNRFGLSILGQSGQAAKYPALGPGEHYHFRRALLLFSTQLQGHQELTEPLKGWLHPLAQDCAAFLHIPAHDCPAYASLHRILTKVLKRTGIPQVSRQCPVKSNSKEAVLLCMATELSLTMTDSAALVQKSAAGVCAFPVTVEIDGTNPGKTAWRSTGLYLPEGHTAVITCPCLVVGAGLKVQVGCHTDDLSGAKELKRAPVVIRTCDVACQKQSVSCLWGGLIYIVVPAKSSLGNVPITVEGAVRAPFFKLGETCERQWEACIRHYPAPWAELAVENLILTVPSDSIRHMESPRLLLTLWDKIMVAISTLAAVPAKFPRPERIVTDVQISCGWMHAGYPIMGHLDSVKEMLDVEHMQTTGLWGPIHELGHNQQQQAWEFPPHTTEATCNLWSVYVHEEVLGIPRHKAHQALRPQCRKERIKNYLKKGAQLKDWNMWTALETYLQLQEGFGWDPFTHLFSDYQKMSTIPKDNTSKMNLWAQKFSQQVNKNLAPFFTAWGWPIKKELSVELSSLPSWEQDPMRSYRP
- the TCAF2 gene encoding TRPM8 channel-associated factor 2 isoform X2, with translation MKPCATYEQLVDGVGPWDFTGGFVPCELLLVGEDAYPVLLSTKKQVLIAVSQYGKGRMVVVSHEGILKSPKFSQFLRNATRWLKPCPEALVGVHPRLDSLSQVLLEAGTRVQVEAEPSPSMGVFCMDAYDSSQARGIVDFVKGGGGLLVGGQAWYWASQHGKEKVLFEFPGNQVTSVAGVYFTGNAVEKGVFKVAKKIPKIPLVVPHQANLSRDAEFLLHGVPELDLVTGGIPSTLLVHGALSFPLCLDSSQRCLLAAARYGRGRVVVATHEGQLFSPKLARFLLNAVSWLDAGRKGLVGVDPSLKKLCSLLSQAEVKSQVSQLAGDISVYCCTSYGDKEAERIHAFVAEGGGLLVGGQAWYWASQNSGKAAVAKYPGNRILNRFGLSILGQSGQAAKYPALGPGEHYHFRRALLLFSTQLQGHQELTEPLKGWLHPLAQDCAAFLHIPAHDCPAYASLHRILTKVLKRTGIPQVSRQCPVKSNSKEAVLLCMATELSLTMTDSAALVQKSAAGVCAFPVTVEIDGTNPGKTAWRSTGLYLPEGHTAVITCPCLVVGAGLKVQVGCHTDDLSGAKELKRAPVVIRTCDVACQKQSVSCLWGGLIYIVVPAKSSLGNVPITVEGAVRAPFFKLGETCERQWEACIRHYPAPWAELAVENLILTVPSDSIRHMESPRLLLTLWDKIMVAISTLAAVPAKFPRPERIVTDVQISCGWMHAGYPIMGHLDSVKEMLDVEHMQTTGLWGPIHELGHNQQQQAWEFPPHTTEATCNLWSVYVHEEVLGIPRHKAHQALRPQCRKERIKNYLKKGAQLKDWNMWTALETYLQ